The following coding sequences lie in one Populus trichocarpa isolate Nisqually-1 chromosome 14, P.trichocarpa_v4.1, whole genome shotgun sequence genomic window:
- the LOC7464412 gene encoding alcohol dehydrogenase class-3-like: MATQGQPITCKAAVAWEANTPLVIEDVQVAPPQAGEVRIRILFTALCHTDAYTWSGKDPEGLFPCILGHEAAGIVESVGEGVTEVQPGDHVIPCYQAECRECKFCKSGKTNLCGKVRAATGVGVMMNDRKTRFSIKGKPIYHFMGTSTFSQYTVVHDVSVAKIDPAAPLEKVCLLGCGVPTGLGAVWNTAKVEAGSIVAIFGLGTIGLAVAEGAKAAGASRIIGIDIDRKKFDRAKDFGVTEFVNPKEHDEPIQQRLIDLTDGGVDYSFECIGNVSVMRAALECCHKGWGTSVIVGVAASGQEISTRPFQLVTGRVWKGTAFGGFKSRSQVPLLVEKYMKKEIKIDEYITHKLTLGEMNEAFDLLHEGSCLRCVLDMQL, encoded by the exons ATGGCTACTCAGGGACAGCCCATCACTTGCAAAG CTGCGGTTGCTTGGGAGGCGAACACGCCGTTGGTAATAGAGGATGTGCAGGTGGCTCCACCACAGGCCGGTGAGGTTCGAATCAGGATTCTCTTCACTGCTCTTTGCCACACTGATGCTTACACTTGGAGTGGAAAG GATCCTGAAGGTCTCTTCCCATGTATTCTTGGTCACGAGGCTGCTGG GATTGTCGAAAGCGTTGGTGAAGGCGTGACAGAGGTTCAACCAGGTGATCATGTTATCCCTTGCTACCAGGCGGAATGCCGAGAATGCAAGTTTTGCAAATCAGGGAAGACAAACCTTTGTGGAAAAGTTCGTGCAGCCACTGGTGTTGGAGTCATGATGAATGATCGTAAAACCCGATTCTCAATTAAAGGAAAACCCATCTACCATTTCATGGGAACCTCAACATTCAGCCAGTACACAGTTGTGCATGATGTTAGCGTTGCTAAGATCGACCCAGCAGCCCCTTTGGAGAAAGTTTGCCTCCTTGGCTGCGGTGTTCCTACTG GTCTTGGAGCAGTTTGGAACACTGCAAAAGTAGAAGCAGGGTCCATTGTTGCTATTTTTGGACTTGGGACGATTGGACTTGCA GTCGCGGAGGGTGCAAAAGCAGCTGGAGCTTCACGGATAATTGGCATAGATATTGACAGAAAAAAGTTTGATAGAG CAAAGGATTTCGGAGTTACTGAATTTGTGAATCCAAAGGAGCATGATGAACCAATTCAACAGCGTCTCATTGATCTCACTGATGGTGGTGTTGACTATAGCTTCGAGTGTATCGGAAATGTTTCTGTGATGAGGGCTGCTTTGGAGTGCTGTCACAAG GGCTGGGGAACCTCCGTAATTGTGGGTGTTGCAGCATCTGGCCAGGAGATAAGCACTCGTCCTTTCCAGTTGGTGACTGGCCGTGTTTGGAAAGGAACAGCTTTTGGTGGTTTCAAGAGCCGTTCGCAGGTGCCTCTGCTTGTAGAAAAGTACATGAAAAAG GAAATTAAGATCGATGAGTACATCACCCATAAACTGACTCTTGGGGAGATGAATGAGGCATTTGATCTGCTGCACGAAGGCAGCTGCCTCCGGTGCGTGCTTGATATGCAACTCTAA